A part of Melittangium boletus DSM 14713 genomic DNA contains:
- the dapE gene encoding succinyl-diaminopimelate desuccinylase, translating into MTDLATRLAQSTLALCRIRSPIGEEKALADHVEGWARAHFAPSEVFRLGHSFVLGNLQDPRPTVAFVGHLDTVPAHPEDREPRIEGERVFGLGASDMKGGLAVMMALAEDLPRAKLPVNLVWVLYEREEGPYLESGLGPLFDAREALRRVKFGIAMEPTDGVVQVGCVGTLHANLRFQGRSAHSARPWQGENAIHKAGPLLAQLLTRPRREVAHGGFTFYEVMSITKASGGRARNVVPESFELNLNYRFAPGKTVARAQEEVRELVGDAAEVSFTDLAPSGRVCADNPLFQRLMALTGLPAASKQAWTDVARFSEFGVDAVNFGPGETAQAHQANESAPIPALALAHEKLALFLTQAG; encoded by the coding sequence ATGACCGACCTCGCCACCCGCCTCGCGCAGTCCACCCTGGCCCTGTGCCGCATCCGCAGCCCCATCGGCGAGGAGAAGGCGCTCGCCGACCACGTGGAGGGCTGGGCGCGCGCCCATTTCGCTCCCTCCGAGGTGTTCCGGTTGGGGCACTCGTTCGTGCTGGGCAACCTCCAGGACCCCCGGCCGACGGTGGCCTTCGTGGGACACCTGGACACCGTGCCCGCGCACCCGGAGGACCGCGAGCCGCGCATCGAGGGCGAGCGGGTGTTCGGCCTGGGCGCCTCGGACATGAAGGGGGGGCTGGCGGTGATGATGGCGCTGGCGGAGGACCTGCCCCGCGCGAAGCTGCCGGTCAACCTGGTGTGGGTGCTCTACGAGCGCGAGGAGGGCCCCTACCTGGAGAGCGGACTGGGGCCGTTGTTCGACGCGCGCGAGGCGCTGCGGCGGGTGAAGTTCGGCATCGCCATGGAGCCCACCGATGGCGTGGTGCAGGTGGGGTGCGTGGGGACGCTGCACGCGAACCTGCGCTTCCAGGGCCGCAGCGCGCACTCGGCGAGGCCGTGGCAGGGCGAGAACGCCATCCACAAGGCGGGTCCCCTGCTCGCCCAACTGCTCACCCGGCCCCGGCGCGAGGTGGCGCACGGCGGCTTCACCTTCTACGAGGTGATGAGCATCACCAAGGCCTCGGGGGGACGGGCGCGCAACGTGGTGCCGGAGTCCTTCGAGCTGAACCTCAACTACCGCTTCGCGCCAGGCAAGACGGTGGCCCGGGCGCAGGAGGAGGTGCGCGAGCTGGTGGGGGACGCGGCGGAGGTGTCCTTCACGGACCTCGCTCCGAGTGGCCGGGTGTGCGCGGACAACCCGCTCTTCCAGCGGTTGATGGCGCTCACGGGCCTGCCCGCCGCCTCCAAGCAGGCGTGGACGGACGTGGCGCGCTTCTCCGAGTTCGGCGTGGACGCGGTGAACTTCGGTCCCGGGGAGACGGCCCAGGCCCACCAGGCCAACGAGAGCGCGCCCATTCCCGCGCTGGCGCTGGCCCATGAGAAGCTGGCGTTGTTCCTCACCCAGGCGGGCTGA
- a CDS encoding 2,3,4,5-tetrahydropyridine-2,6-dicarboxylate N-succinyltransferase, whose translation MSSIESLSQRVSAAFADRAKLKEAEYAAAVRETLALLDSGALRVAEKTAEGWKVNAWAKEAILLFFALSEMKVMEVGPFEFFDKIPLKKGLEAAGVRVVPPGVVRYGAHVERGAVVMPGYVNIGAYVGAGTMVDTWATVGSCAQVGRNVHLSGGVGLGGVLEPPTASPVIIEDGAFIGSRCIVVEGVVVEEEAVLGANVVLTASTPIIDVSGPEEKVFKGRVPARSVVIPGMKEKKFPAGSYMVPCALIIGQRKESTDKKTSLNSALRDFAVSV comes from the coding sequence ATGTCCTCCATCGAGAGTCTGTCCCAGAGGGTGTCCGCGGCATTCGCCGACCGGGCGAAGCTGAAGGAAGCGGAGTACGCGGCGGCGGTGCGCGAGACGCTCGCGCTGCTCGACTCCGGCGCGTTGCGCGTGGCGGAGAAGACGGCCGAGGGCTGGAAGGTGAATGCCTGGGCCAAGGAGGCCATCCTCCTGTTCTTCGCCCTCTCCGAGATGAAGGTGATGGAGGTGGGGCCCTTCGAGTTCTTCGACAAGATTCCGTTGAAGAAGGGGCTGGAGGCGGCGGGCGTGCGGGTGGTGCCGCCCGGCGTGGTGCGCTACGGGGCGCACGTGGAGCGCGGCGCCGTGGTGATGCCCGGCTACGTGAACATCGGCGCGTACGTGGGCGCGGGAACCATGGTGGACACCTGGGCCACGGTGGGCAGTTGCGCGCAGGTGGGCCGCAACGTGCACCTGTCCGGTGGCGTGGGGCTCGGGGGGGTGCTCGAGCCGCCCACGGCCTCGCCCGTCATCATCGAGGACGGTGCCTTCATCGGCAGCCGGTGCATCGTGGTCGAGGGCGTGGTGGTGGAGGAGGAGGCGGTGCTGGGCGCCAACGTGGTGCTCACGGCCTCCACGCCCATCATCGATGTCTCGGGTCCCGAGGAGAAGGTCTTCAAGGGCCGCGTGCCGGCGCGCAGCGTGGTGATTCCAGGCATGAAGGAGAAGAAGTTCCCGGCGGGCAGCTACATGGTGCCGTGCGCGCTCATCATCGGGCAGCGCAAGGAGAGCACCGACAAGAAGACGAGCCTCAATTCGGCACTGCGCGACTTCGCGGTGTCGGTGTAG
- a CDS encoding bestrophin family protein, producing MIVGGKLSWRIVLRYTGRPVVIHVLLATCVALAYQEFDVTFLAVPALPVTVLAATIGILLTFRNNSAYDRWWEARTLWGSLVNTSRTFARQVLTLLPIPEGAAQVNTSSSPTTPLMRTAVEPKPAVTLGASDGAVRDRFGKARGAYLYTLMRSTHTAEVKHAEDVVDDPSRPFRAPWEGITSDARELVYAQIGFVNALRHHLRRQDPFPSLEPFFRPAVLEALREEQNVPTAILMWASARLRRVFAETPGPEAMLRLTILDGSLRELMNILGACERIKNTTIPLQYDVLPRAMVRAYLVLLPLGVVSELGMLTPLVTAVIAFLFIAMDAVGRDVEAPFEDGYSDTPMTALCRTIEINLRQMLGEKELPPPLQPEDGLLY from the coding sequence ATGATTGTGGGTGGGAAGCTGTCCTGGCGGATCGTCCTGCGTTACACGGGCCGGCCCGTGGTGATTCACGTGCTGCTGGCCACCTGTGTGGCGCTGGCCTACCAGGAGTTCGACGTCACCTTCCTGGCGGTCCCGGCGCTGCCCGTCACGGTGCTCGCCGCGACCATCGGCATCCTGCTGACCTTCCGCAATAACTCCGCCTACGACCGCTGGTGGGAAGCGCGCACGTTGTGGGGCTCGCTGGTGAACACGTCGCGCACCTTCGCCCGGCAGGTGCTCACCTTGCTGCCCATCCCCGAGGGCGCCGCGCAGGTCAACACGTCCTCCTCGCCCACCACGCCCCTGATGCGCACGGCGGTGGAGCCCAAGCCCGCCGTCACGCTCGGCGCGAGCGACGGCGCCGTGCGCGACCGCTTCGGCAAGGCGCGGGGGGCCTACCTCTATACCCTCATGCGCTCGACCCACACCGCCGAGGTGAAGCACGCGGAGGATGTCGTCGACGACCCCTCGCGGCCCTTCCGGGCCCCCTGGGAGGGCATCACCTCGGACGCACGGGAGCTGGTGTACGCGCAGATCGGCTTCGTGAACGCCTTGCGCCACCACCTGCGGCGCCAGGATCCCTTCCCCTCGCTCGAGCCCTTCTTCCGCCCGGCCGTGCTGGAGGCGCTGCGCGAGGAGCAGAACGTGCCCACGGCCATCCTCATGTGGGCCTCGGCGCGCCTGCGCCGCGTCTTCGCCGAGACGCCCGGCCCCGAGGCCATGCTCCGCCTGACCATCCTGGACGGCTCGCTCAGGGAGTTGATGAACATCCTGGGGGCTTGCGAGCGCATCAAGAACACGACCATTCCGCTCCAGTACGACGTGCTGCCGCGCGCCATGGTGCGTGCCTATCTGGTCCTCCTGCCGCTCGGAGTGGTGTCCGAGCTGGGGATGCTCACGCCCCTCGTCACCGCCGTCATCGCCTTCCTCTTCATCGCCATGGACGCGGTGGGCCGTGACGTGGAGGCGCCCTTCGAGGATGGCTACAGCGACACGCCCATGACGGCGCTCTGCCGCACCATCGAGATCAACCTGCGGCAGATGCTCGGGGAGAAGGAGTTGCCGCCCCCCTTGCAGCCCGAGGACGGACTGCTCTACTGA